A genomic window from Labrus bergylta chromosome 7, fLabBer1.1, whole genome shotgun sequence includes:
- the dldh gene encoding dihydrolipoyl dehydrogenase, mitochondrial, whose translation MQSWTQIYRSLATRSHQLPCKLHGATAVSVRTYADKAAIDADVTVVGSGPGGYVAAIKAAQLGFKTVCVEKNITLGGTCLNVGCIPSKALLNNSYLYHMAHGKDFESRGIEITGISLNLEKMMAQKSGAVKALTGGIAHLFKQNKVTHVNGFGRVTGKNQVTATTADGSEQVINTKNILIATGSEVTPFPGIQIDEDTVVSSTGALSLKKVPEEMIVIGAGVIGVELGSVWQRLGSKVTAVEFLGHVGGMGIDMEMSKTFQRILQKQGVKFKLGTKVMGATKRPDGKIDVAVEAAAGGKNETLTCDVLLVCIGRRPFTQNLGLDSVGIEVDNRGRIPVNSRFQTKVPSIFAIGDVVAGPMLAHKAEDEGIICVEGMAGGAVHIDYNCVPSVIYTHPEVAWVGKTEEQLKEEGVPYKVGKFPFAANSRAKTNADTDGMVKILSHKETDRMLGAHIVGTGAGEMINEAALAMEYGASCEDIARVCHAHPTVSEAFREANLAASFGKAINF comes from the exons ATGCAGAGCTGGACTCAGATATATCGCTCTCTGGCCACG CGGAGCCACCAGCTTCCCTGCAAACTGCACGGAGCTACGGCTGTGTCCGTCAGAACCTACGCAGACAAAGCAGCAA TCGATGCAGACGTCACAGTGGTGGGCTCCGGTCCCGGAGGCTACGTCGCTGCTATCAAAGCTGCACAGCTCGGCTTCAAG ACAGTTTGTGTGGAGAAAAATATCACGCTGGGCGGGACATGTCTGAACGTCGGCTGCATCCCCTCAAAG gctCTCCTGAACAACTCCTACTTGTACCACATGGCTCACGGCAAAGACTTTGAAAGCAGAGGCATCGAAA ttacAGGCATCTCGTTGAACCTGGAGAAGATGATGGCGCAGAAGAGCGGGGCAGTCAAAGCACTGACTGGAGGAATTGCACATTTATTCAAACAGAACAAA GTGACCCACGTTAACGGTTTTGGGAGGGTGACGGGTAAGAACCAGGTGACGGCCACGACAGCAGATGGCAGCGAGCAGGTCATCAACACCAAGAACATCCTCATTGCCACCGGCTCCGAGGTCACGCCTTTCCCCGGCATCCAG ATCGACGAGGACACCGTGGTGTCGTCCACAGGAGCGCTGTCTCTGAAGAAAGTCCCTGAGGAGATGATCGTGATCGGAGCCGGAGTCATCGGAGTGGAGCTG GGGTCAGTGTGGCAGCGTCTGGGCTCTAAAGTCACAGCCGTGGAGTTCCTTGGCCACGTGGGCGGCATGGGCATCGACATGGAGATGTCTAAGACCTTCCAGCGCATCCTGCAGAAACAAGGTGTCAAGTTCAAGCTTGGCACCAAAGTGATGGGCGCCACCAAGAGGCCCGACGGCAAGATCGATGTGGC aGTGGAGGCGGCGGCCGGAGGGAAGAACGAGACGCTGACGTGTGATGTGCTGCTGGTCTGTATCGGCAGACGGCCGTTCACACAGAACCTGGGTCTGGACTCTGTCGGTATCGAGGTGGACAACAGAGGTCGCATCCCCGTCAACAGCCGCTTCCAGACCAAAGTACCCAG catctTCGCAATCGGAGACGTGGTCGCCGGGCCGATGTTGGCGCACAAGGCCGAGGATGAGGGCATCATCTGTGTGGAGGGCATGGCGGGTGGTGCCGTGCACATCGACTACAACTGTGTTCCCTCCGTCATCTACACACACCCCGAGGTGGCGTGGGTCGGCAAGACAGAGGAGCAGCTCAAAGAGGAG ggCGTCCCGTACAAGGTCGGCAAGTTCCCCTTTGCGGCCAACAGCCGAGCCAAGACCAACGCCGACACTGACGGCATGGTGAAGATCCTCAGCCACAAGGAGACGGACAGGATGCTGGGAGCTCACATCGTCGGAACG GGGGCAGGAGAGATGATCAATGAAGCTGCTTTGGCCATGGAGTACGGCGCTTCCTGTGAGGACATTGCCAGAGTGTGCCACGCCCATCCT ACTGTGTCGGAGGCCTTCAGAGAAGCAAACCTCGCCGCCTCCTTCGGCAAAGCCATCAACTTCTGA
- the LOC109984839 gene encoding nuclear factor 7, ovary-like, with protein sequence MSAASCLLTEDQFLCSICLDVFTDPVTTPCGHNFCKTCITTYWDGNDFCQCPNCKAVFNRRPELRVNTFISEMAAQYKQSAQQEARSSSSEQHVSKPGEVPCDVCTGTKLKAQKSCLVCLVSYCETHLEPHLTSSGLKRHQLIDPVENLEGRMCKKHDKLLEVFCKNDQMCVCMLCTVADHKKHDVVPLKEEYERKKTELGKTEAEIQQIIQIRRVKIQDIHHSVDISNRNADREITEGVKVFNTLMETAERKLNMLIDTIKEKQRKTEKQAEDFIKELEQEISELEKSRAEVQELSRSEDPLQLLNNVQLLKACTPTKDWTEVRVHSPSYEGTVVRAVSQLEETISEQMKKLFVAELRRVQQYSVNVRVDPDVVHPKPPGRHRGNDCRCVLSMRGFISGRFYFEVFVKKSSSWTLGVVRKLSNLKETITLSPTNGHWTMCLSSQGEYLAAAGPSVRLSLKSQPEKVGVFVNYEEGLVSFYDVDAAALIYSFTGCSFFEDLYPFFSPCQNNGVTIHSSDWGCVLQ encoded by the coding sequence ATGTCTGCTGCCAGCTgtctgctgactgaagatcagttcctgtgctccatctgtctggatgtgTTCACTGATCCTGTCACCACACCATGTGGACACAACTTCTGTAAAACCTGCATCACTACATACTGGGATGGTAATGACTTCTGTCAGTGTCCCAACTGTAAAGCGGTTTTCAACAGAAGACCAGAACTACGGGTCAATACGTTCATCTCTGAGATGGCTGCTCAGTACAAACAGTCAGCTCAACAGGAAGCCagaagcagcagctcagagcAACACGTGTCCAAACCAGGAGAAGTTCCCTGTGACGTCTGCACTGGAACCAAACTGAAGGCCCAGAAGTCCTGCCTGGTGTGTCTGGTTTCTTACTGTGAGACTCACCTGGAGCCTCATCTGACGAGTTCAGGTCTGAAAAGACATCAGCTGATCGACCCCGTGGAGAACCTGGAAGGCAGGATGTGTAAGAAGCACGACAAACTGCTGGAGGTGTTCTGTAAGAACGACCAgatgtgtgtctgcatgctgtGCACAGTCGCAGACCACAAGAAACATGATGTTGTTCCTCTGAAAGAAGAATATGAAAGAAAGAAGACCGAGCTGGGaaagacagaggctgaaattcagCAGATAATCCAGATCAGAAGAGTGAAGATTCAGGACATCCATCACTCAGTTGACATCAGCAATAGgaatgcagacagagagatCACTGAAGGTGTTAAAGTCTTCAATACTTTGATGGAGACTGCTGAGAGAAAACTGAACATGCTCATTGACACGATCaaagagaagcagaggaagacGGAGAAACAGGCAGAAGACTTTATCAAAGAGCTGGAACAGGAAATCTCTGAGCTGGAGAAGAGTAGGGCTGAGGTGCAGGAGCTCTCACGATCTGAAGACCCCCTTCAACTCCTTAACAACGTTCAGCTCTTAAAAGCATGTACACCCACCAAGGACTGGACTGAAGTCAGAGTCCATTCACCTTCATATGAAGGGACTGTGGTGAGAGCTGTGAGCCAGCTGGAGGAGACGATCAGTGAACAGATGAAGAAGCTGTTTGTGGCTGAGCTGAGGAGGGTCCAGCAATATTCTGTAAATGTAAGAGTTGATCCTGATGTAGTTCATCCCAAACCCCCTGGCAGACACCGTGGTAATGACTGTAGATGTGTCTTATCAATGCGGGGTTTCATTTCAGGAAGATTTTACTTTGAAGTCTTTGTTAAAAAGAGCTCCTCGTGGACTCTAGGAGTGGTCAGAAAGTTGTCTAACTTGAAGGAAACCATCACACTGAGCCCCACAAACGGTCACTGGACCATGTGTCTGAGTTCTCAGGGTGAGTACTTAGCTGCTGCTGGCCCTTCAGTCCGTCTCTCCCTGAAGTCTCAGCCTGAGAAGGTGGGGGTGTTTGTGAATTATGAGGAGGGTCTGGTCTCCTTTTATGACGTTGATGCTGCAGCTCTGATCTACTCCTTCACTGGCTGCTCCTTCTTTGAGGATCTCTACCCATTCTTCAGTCCGTGTCAGAACAATGGTGTCACAATCCACAGCTCTGATTGGGGGTGTGTTTTACAATGA
- the syt8 gene encoding synaptotagmin VIII has translation MPNIHRSPKSSHPLPRAPPSLTPPIDVFSTTSSHTNTTVNPAAGFISGLLDSIPLPRWAIFIIFVVGVLVILLCCVCICIKCCRRSKKKQKKKKKDEKINLNGKTTTSLVQPDVNDVDYGSAGQLRGKLLYSLDYKVAQSELIVGIKQANSLKAMDLGGSSDPYVKVYVCPDKAKTCETKVFRNTLSPVFNEQFNFQISKSSLLKSTVVMQVFDFNRFSKHNIIGELRVQLCNVDWNHVIEEWEDLGEPAKFEDENLGEICFSLRYVPTAGKLTVVILEAKNLKSMDITGASDPYVKVQLALDRRKWKKRKTTVKRKTLSPYYNESFTFDVTFEQIQKVHLVISLWDHDAMTRNDTMGKIFLGCDATGNQLRHWADMLSNPRRPVAQWHNLLSAEQVNSTLTLKKKIPLSSRLPF, from the exons ATGCCTAATATCCATCGATCCCCGAAGTCCTCTCATCCGTTACCTCGTGCTCCACCTTCACTGACTCCTCCCATCGATGTcttctccaccacctcctctcaCACCAACACCACCGTCAACCCAGCAGCTGGTTTCATCAGCGGCCTGTTGGACAGCATCCCCT TGCCTCGATGGGCGATATTCATCATCTTCGTGGTCGGCGTTCTGGTGATtctgctctgctgtgtgtgcatctgCATCAAGTGCTGCCGCAGAtcgaagaagaagcagaagaagaagaagaaggatgagAAGATCAATCTGAACGGAAAAACCACCACGTCTCTG GTTCAGCCGGATGTGAATGATGTGGACTACGGTTCGGCCGGACAGCTGAGAGGAAAGCTGCTCTACTCGCTGGACTACAAAGTCGCTCAGTCTGAG CTCATCGTGGGGATCAAACAAGCCAACAGCCTGAAGGCCATGGACCTGGGGGGAAGCTCAGACCCGTACGTTAAAGTCTACGTCTGCCCCGACAAAGCAAAAACCTGCGAGACCAAAGTGTTCAGGAACACGCTGAGCCCCGTCTTCAATGAACAATTCAACTTCCAG ATATCCAAGTCTTCCCTCCTGAAGTCGACAGTGGTGATGCAGGTGTTTGACTTCAACAGATTCTCCAAACACAACATCATCGGCGAGCTCCGGGTGCAGCTCTGCAACGTCGACTGGAACCACGTCATCGAGGAGTGGGAGGACCTCGGAGAGCCCGCCAAGTTTGAG GATGAAAACCTGGGCGAGATCTGCTTCTCTCTGCGTTACGTTCCCACCGCCGGCAAACTGACTGTGGTGATCCTGGAGGCCAAAAACCTGAAGAGCATGGACATCACTGGGGCTTCAG ATCCTTATGTGAAGGTGCAGCTGGCTCTGGATCGGAGGAAGTGGAAGAAAAGGAAGACGACAGTGAAGAGGAAGACGCTGAGCCCTTATTACAACGAGTCGTTCACCTTTGACGTGACGTTtgaacaaatccag aaGGTGCATCTGGTGATCTCATTGTGGGACCACGACGCCATGACCCGAAACGACACCATGGGGAAGATCTTCCTGGGCTGCGATGCCACGGGGAACCAGCTGAGGCACTGGGCCGACATGTTGTCCAACCCGCGGCGGCCGGTTGCTCAGTGGCACAACCTGCTGTCGGCAGAGCAGGTCAACTCCACCCTGACTCTGAAAAAGAAGATTCCCCTGTCCAGCAGACTTCCCttttga